One genomic segment of Helianthus annuus cultivar XRQ/B chromosome 14, HanXRQr2.0-SUNRISE, whole genome shotgun sequence includes these proteins:
- the LOC110904207 gene encoding 4-hydroxyphenylpyruvate dioxygenase has translation MGTEATVAAVVAGDESDHPTSAFKLVGFKNFIRTNPMSDKFTVKNFHHIEFWCSDATNTARRFSWGLGMPIIFKSDLSTGNSTHASYLLRSGHLNFLFTAPYSPSISPTTTTASIPTFSHSASRHFTATHGLAVRAIAVEVEDAETAFAVSVANGAKPSSPPVTLGHNDVVLSEVKLYGDVVLRYVSYKNNTNNNNNNDNDNYIFLPGFEAMDKTSSFQELDYGIRRLDHAVGNVPELAPAVDYVKSFTGFHEFAEFTAEDVGTSESGLNSVVLACNSEMVLIPMNEPVYGTKRKSQIQTYLEHNEGAGVQHLALASEDIFRTLREMRKRSGVGGFEFMPSPPPTYYRNLKSRAGDVLSDEQIKECEELGILVDRDDQGTLLQIFTKPVGDRPTIFIEIIQRVGCMVKDDEGKVQQKAGCGGFGKGNFSELFKSIEEYEKTLEARSTTAAA, from the exons ATGGGAACGGAAGCTACCGTCGCCGCCGTCGTCGCCGGAGATGAATCCGATCACCCCACCTCCGCCTTCAAGCTTGTAGGCTTCAAAAACTTCATCCGTACCAACCCCATGTCGGACAAATTCACCGTCAAAAACTTCCACCACATCGAGTTCTGGTGCTCCGACGCCACCAACACCGCCCGCCGCTTCTCCTGGGGCCTCGGCATGCCCATCATCTTCAAATCCGATCTCTCCACCGGCAACTCCACCCACGCCTCCTATCTCCTCCGCTCCGGCCACCTCAACTTCCTCTTCACCGCCCCTTATTCCCCCTCCATctcccccaccaccaccaccgcttcCATCCCCACCTTCTCCCACTCCGCCTCCCGCCACTTCACCGCTACCCACGGTCTCGCCGTCCGCGCCATCGCCGTTGAAGTCGAAGACGCCGAAACCGCCTTCGCCGTTAGCGTCGCTAACGGCGCCAAACCCTCGTCTCCCCCAGTCACCCTCGGTCACAACGACGTCGTGTTGTCAGAAGTTAAATTATACGGCGACGTCGTTTTGCGTTATGTTAGTTACAAAAATAAtactaataacaataataacaatgataatgataattatatatttttgccTGGATTTGAAGCTATGGACAAAACGTCGTCGTTTCAGGAGCTAGACTACGGCATCCGCCGGCTCGATCACGCGGTGGGGAACGTGCCGGAGCTAGCTCCAGCGGTGGACTATGTGAAATCTTTCACCGGGTTTCACGAGTTCGCTGAGTTCACTGCTGAGGACGTTGGAACGAGTGAAAGCGGGCTCAACTCGGTGGTTTTAGCGTGTAACAGTGAGATGGTTTTGATACCGATGAACGAGCCAGTGTACGGGACGAAGAGGAAGAGTCAGATACAGACGTATTTGGAGCATAATGAAGGGGCTGGGGTGCAGCATTTGGCGTTGGCTAGTGAGGATATATTTAGGACTTTGAGAGAGATGAGGAAACGGAGTGGGGTTGGGGGGTTTGAGTTTATGCCGTCTCCGCCACCTACTTATTATAGGAATTTGAAGAGTCGAGCGGGCGATGTGTTGTCGGATGAGCAGATTAAGGAGTGTGAAGAGTTGGGGATATTGGTGGATAGAGATGATCAGGGGACTTTGCTTCAGATTTTTACTAAGCCTGTGGGTGATAG GCCGACGATATTCATAGAGATAATACAAAGAGTAGGGTGCATGGTAAAGGATGATGAAGGAAAGGTGCAGCAGAAGGCAGGGTGTGGAGGGTTTGGCAAAGGGAACTTCTCGGAGCTTTTTAAATCTATTGAGGAATATGAGAAGACACTTGAAGCAAGAAGCACCACTGCTGCTGCATAA
- the LOC110907546 gene encoding uncharacterized protein LOC110907546, with the protein MDPFNNPKNPNTSNNPNTPNNPTQPNVFSVPGYYPTLEPNQFSQYSSNAFASFQHSPNQFAQISQNQALQQMMMRGAWNFPPVQPQPIPTPPVQPQPIPTQSEPEDDVEIVPETQPPKGKGKRNKGKQVVGDQTSKPKATKWTPIEEEALAKAFIGTSDNPVKGNNQSGEGFWSKVLAKFLALMDQGPYRDLDSVSSKWRKLNSAINRFCEEYNKL; encoded by the exons ATGGATCCGTTCAACAACCCGAAGAACCCGAACACTTCGAACAACCCGAATACTCCCAACAATCCGACCCAACCTAATGTTTTTTCGGTTCCGGGATATTATCCAACGctagaaccgaaccaattctcgCAATATTCATCGAACGCGTTTGCTTCATTCCAACACTCGCCAAACCAATTCGCTCAAATCTCCCAAAATCAAGCCCTTCAACAAATGATGATGCGGGGTGCTTGGAACTTCCCACCCGTGCAACCTCAACCGATCCCCACACCACCCGTTCAACCTCAACCGATCCCGACCCAATCCGAACCCGAAGACGATGTGGAGATTGTTCCCGAAACCCAACCGCCTAAAGGGAAAGGAAAACGAAACAAAGGCAAACAAGTGGTGGGTGATCAAACGTCGAAACCGAAGGCGACTAAGTGGACCCCAATCGAAGAAGAAGCCTTAGCCAAGGCTTTCATTGGCACTTCCGACAACCCGGTAAAAG gTAATAACCAATCGGGTGAGGGGTTTTGGTCCAAGGTATTGGCCAAGTTTCTCGCCTTGATGGACCAAGGCCCGTATCGAGATCTCGACTCGGTTTCCTCGAAGTGGCGAAAATTGAACTCGGCCATTAATCGGTTTTGCGAGGAATATAACAAATTAtaa